One window of Nicotiana tomentosiformis chromosome 11, ASM39032v3, whole genome shotgun sequence genomic DNA carries:
- the LOC138901149 gene encoding uncharacterized protein, translating into MRSDPNTIKSGALCEFHQERWHKIEDCIAFRQEVVNMLRQGHLKEMLSDNGRTNFARGSEHQGPPKPPSPTRTINMIIGGDASINSVKFTATHKLKRSITHERYNRLEKRVIFDESDADGLTFPHNDALVITLCILDTVVKCIMVDDGSGAHIIHPRVLSQMRLEDKIVSRCITLTDFNNAVERTST; encoded by the coding sequence ATGAGATCAGACCCGAACACCATAAAATCTGGCGCCCTCTGTGAGTTTCACCAGGAACGTTGGCACAAAATAGAAGATTGCATTGCCTTCAGACAAGAAGTCGTAAACATGTTACGGCAAGGGCACCTCAAAGAGATGTTAAGCGATAATGGAAGAACCAACTTTGCCAGAGGATCTGAACATCAAGGCCCACCAAAGCCGCCATCGCCAACTCGTACTATCaatatgatcatcggcggcgaCGCCTCTATCAATAGCGTGAAGTTCACCGCCACTCACAAGCTCAAGCGGTCTATTACCCACGAACGGTACAACAGACTCGAAAAAAGAGTCATCTTCGACGAGTCGGATGCCGACGGTTTGACTTTTCCTCATAATGATGCCCTCGTTATTACTTTATGCATTTTAGATACCGTTGTCAAATGCATCATGGTGGACGATGGAAGTGGCGCACACATTATCCATCCTCGGGTCCTTTCCCAAATgagactcgaggataagatagtgtcgcgcTGCATCACGTTAACCGAttttaataatgcagttgagCGGACATCCACGTAA